The genomic window CTGAGACATTGGTTTCAAACAAACCATCAAGATACACCTCAACATGATCAAAATCATGAATTGTCTGGTTGGACCATTTCCAGGTAATCGAATCAGATGTTGAAGACATACAATGAAGGTCAGTCACACTCGCAGGAACCATATCGGTTGTTTGTGAAGTATTGTTCACCCAGGTACTGTTAACATATCCGTCTGTATCCACGGTTTTAAGGCCAATCGAGTGATTTGTACCATCCAGCAGACCTGTGAGATTATAGTGTGTGTCAGAGGTGGTGGACATCAATGATCCATTAATGTATATCTCGATGTGATTGAAATCCGGGTCTTGCGGGTTGGACCATGTCCAGTTTATCCATGAAGGGCCGGTGGTTGCGTGGAGATTGGATACGGTAGAAGGGGGTGCAGAGGTAAACGCTTTGATACATACATTCGAATCATTAAGTTCACCCACATCCGTCCAGTTGGAACCATCAAAACTCATAAAACTCTCGTTCGGGTTTGCAGAAGCCCTGCTTGAATAATTGGATTCGGGATATTCTGTTGCCAGAGGATATTCATACTCGGGGTTGCAAAGTTTTGTGACTATCGAAAATCTCTGTCCTTTTTCAAGATGTACAGGTGTGTCAAGGGTTATCGTATGATAGCCTGCATTTGCAAAGGTACCATTGGTTTGTGCCAGCAGGGTTTGCCCTACAGGAGTCGGTAGCGAGAGGTTTGTATATATACTTACATTGTAAACCGCATTTGTATCTGTGGTATAGAAACTGACCGCTTCCAGATATTCTTCAGATACGGTCTGGAAAACATTGGCACCGTGGACTGTTGTAGAATTAGAGAACCCGCGGGAATCCGTATAACCCAGAGGATCATACTGATAGATGCTGTCATAATTGTCTGCATCTTCGGTGGCAATCAAAACTGCCGGATGGCCTGAATGATCATTGAATGATTTTTCATAGTATGATATGTAGAAATATCCTTCATCTCCAAGCTCTGTGCCCCAGCTGTTCTTGAGAATAAAGGCTCCGTCCTCTGGAGGATTAATATTGAATTTTTCTTTGGGGAATGAGTCGTTCCAGCCTACAAGAGCCACTGCATGACCCCCATCATATGCAGATTCATTATAGTAGTAGGTTGTATAATTATCGGCAAAAGCACCCATGTTCACCATGAAATAGGAATAAACCGCTCCATATTTCATTACCGCTTCTTTGAGATAATCATCATCAGAAACCCGGTACTCCTCGTCTGTAAAATTAAGCCGCTTGGGCAGATATATTATCTCCTGAATATGCCCGGCTACAGGTTTGTCTGGATCTGTGTAATCATTAAAACTGGATGTGTCACTGTATGGATCATCAGTTTCATTGACAGGACCACTCCAGCATGCCAGATAAGCCGTAGCCATCAACATATTACCTCCCTGCGAAAAATCAAAACCGGTAGGACTTTCGTTTGAAAGGATGTTTTTCATATGATTCTCGGAAAAATCATAGGGGCCTTCATCATAGGTACAGGATTCCAGGGACGCATATGTTGCAAACGTCCAGCATGAGCCGGTCTCCCCCTGATCCCGTACTGGTGTGAGACGGTTTTCCTCACGCAGGTCATAGGAAGAGGGTAGAGATGTGAAAAGGCGATACTTACTGTCTGTCTCTGAATATTGCAGATGGCTCATATCAACAGGAGATGGTATTAGACCGAGTGGATATTCTTCGCTGTCGGCAGAGGTGTCCATTATTGTGTTTTTAGAATCCGAATCTTGTAAACCGGACAGATAATCAATAAATTCCGGGTTTAACGGTGCAGAGGTGATCTCAGGGTTGTTTTCTGAGGCCAGTACTGCTGTACTGAACAGGATAATGATAATAACAGATAACAAAATGAGTTTTTTAAGCATAGTGTCTTTTAATACACTTACTTTAAATATAATTTATCTGATGAATGCCTATGTCCTCAGAGTTATGTGACAGTCATCTACAGCTAAACACAGACCCGTTAAATGGGCAGGGCAAATGAGACAATTGACACATACCCCACCCCTCGTAGTGATATAATTCCTATTCTTTCACTCCTTCTTTCGCATTGCAAACGCTGCACTTGCAGTCAATGCCACTGCAAAAATGGCAGAAAATCCGGGCACCTGAGCATTATCGTCTTCAGTTTCAGCCTCAGGTTTGTCTACTACCTCTTCAACATCATTCTCCTCAGCAATCGGTTCTTCAATCACTTCTCTTTCATCTCCAACAATACTGAAAACTGAAAACCCAGATGTCCTGGCATTGAAATAAAGATATTCGTCATCTTCTTCAACCTGATTGCCTGGAAGGTCCTGCCATTGCCCGTCATGGAATCTGGTCATACGGATTGTGGACGGATCGATATTGTTTTCGTCAACCCATTCTTTGCTGACCTGAAATTCTATGGTTGCATTATCTTCTGAAAATAAATCTTCACTACCCATATTGATATCCATTATCATGTAGGATTTGCCCGCAGGCCCGTCCATATCTACAGGTACTGCATCCAGCAGACTGACCGATGCCATTACATACCCTTCATTTTTCCCTGCATTAAAACGAATCTCAGTTACAGGTGTACTGTCTTCATTGAACGTATATCGAACTTCGGCATCTATTCCCACAAAACGAGTGTCGATATCTTGTTCAACGGTGCTGGAAGAATATGCCGTCCCTGCAGCTTTTTGGACACGCACACCGTCATTGTCGGAAGGTTGAACTTCTTGCTCTTTGGGTTCTGAAGGTTTTTCTGCATTTGCTGTCAGGGGCAGACAATCAGTATTATTGCCATCATCTGTGATATTGTATGGTTGACAGAAGCCATCTACTATGGAATATTCAACCTGACTCCAACCCGTACCATCCGGTTCTGCCCAGAAATTGCCTCCAAGATAGGATCCATTTATGGTATTTCTGCCGGCTGTCTTTGTTATATTCCATTCATTGAAAGTTCCTGCTGAAATATGGATATTGTTGGTGTTGTTGAAATAATTGTTATAGATCAGATTATCAACGGAATCAGTAATGTATATTCCAATTTTGTTACTGTCATTTACGGTGGAATTGGACAGGATGTTGTCCCGGGATCTGCCCAGATATATACCATAAAGGTTTTGGATAGAAGTGTAATTTCTGATGCAGGTATCGGTGGTATTATACAGATAGATCCCGTGTCTCTGGTTTCTGCATTCAAGATCCTCTATAGTAATATTGGTACAATCAACCAGATGTACAAGGGCTGCATTCGAATCAGAATCTATTACAATATCGGATTTGCCGACAAGACTGTAGATGGGTTTGCCATCCACGGTGTTACTGGTATCGACATAATTTGGATTCGAATCCATATCAAAAGTGTATAACAAATTATTATTGATAGAATTATTTGCCAGATAGTTATCAGCCGAATTTGATAACACGAGACCTGCTATGTTTTTTTCGAAGGTACAGTTGATTATTTGGTTGTTATTGGATGATAAATCAAGTACCATACCAAGACCGTTATCAGTAAAGGTACAGTTTATTATGGTACAATTATTTGAAGAAGAAGCAAGAAATCCATAAAACCCACCTGTAACATTAATGTCCTGCAACGTGATATTATCTGCCATTATAAAGACTGCATTATTATACACATTGCTAAATTTAGAATATGGATACGGAGACGTTATCCTGACATCTTCCGGATTGCCTGTGGAAGATTTGAGAGTAAGATTATCCTTCCTGAAACTGACTCTTTCTGTATAATTTCCCGGCTCAACAATAATGGCATCTCCTGGATAAGCTGCATCAACGGCCATCTGAATTAGTTTAAAGTCCGCTCCTCCACTGCTGTTGACAGTGATGGTGCTGTTGAGTACATGGATGAAAGTGTCCCTGACAGTAACATTGCTACCAAATTCGTTTGATACATTCAGAGAAACATTGTAGATCCCAGGACTTGCATAGGAATAAGTCGGGTTTTGCTGTGTTGATGTATTACCATCCCCGAAATCCCATTGCCAGAGTTGAGGGGAATAGAGACTGGCGTCATGGAACTTTACCGACTGGTTTATATGCACATATCTTTTGTCAGCAACAAAATTAGATTGGGGTTGCCTGGATTCTGTAGTGAAAGCCTTTATGCACACATTCATATCAGAAGCTGAGATATCCGTCCAGTTGCTGCCATTGGAACTTAAGTAACTCTGGCCGGATTCAGCATTGGCATTACTGCTATGCCTATCTATGACTTTTTCTATAGCGACAGGGTAAGTGTATTCAGGTGTGGTGAAATTGATAACGATGGAGAAATTCTGACCGGCAGGCAGGGATACATTGTGGTCAAGGTCTATGGTATGATAACCCGCCAGAGCAATAGTGCCATTTGTTACAGCAACCGGACCTGAAGAATTTACCGGCCCGTTCTCAGGATCGAGATATACTGAAATGTTGTAATACGAATTGGAATCCACAGTATAAAAACTCACAGCCTCAAGTGTCTGGTTTGCTGTGGCTGTAAAGACATTTGCCCCCAGGGCCGTACTGTTGTTGAATCCGGTGTTTGAGCACCAGCCAAGCAAATCGTACTGATAGATATGATCATAATTGCTGACATTCTCTGCCATTATAACATAGTTTGTAGTATAGGATTCACTTCCATTCATTTGATCTTTATTGCCTATCGACTTATCATAATAGGAGACGTAATAGTAACCATCTTCTGCCCAGTTATTCCCCCAAGAATTCTTGATGATATACGCACCGTCTGCCGGTGCAGCAGGAGTGAATTTAGTCTTGTTGAAATTATCATCCCAGCCTACCAGAGTTATCGCATGGGTCAGCATTTTGTCTTCTTCATAACAGTAATAGGCATTGTTCTCTGCATTGAAGTAGGCGGATTGATCATCATGGATGGCTACTGAAATACCGCCATAATCCATTATCATTTGTTTGAACAAATCGTTTGTATGATTTATCTGCGGAAAAATAAAAGCATCCTGTACATGTTTTGCCACAACTACATCAGCAGACGATTCCGATGACAGGGAGGCGTAATGATCATCCGATTCGGTAACCGGGCCGTCCCATCTTGCAAGATAGGCCAGGGCCATCAGAGTGGTTCCCCCATCATCATGTTCACTGCGATCAAACCCATTCGGGGAGGAGGATACAAGCGTGTTTTTCACATGCTGTTCGGAAAAATCCCAGTTTTCTGATTTATTGTGAATTAAATAAGATTCCAGGGTTCCATAAGATGCAAACGACCAGCAACTTCCCGCGAGTGCCTGGTCGCGTATAGGAGTAACACCACCTTCTTTTCTGAGGTCATAGCGGGATGGATATGTTACTGAACCTGAGGCGGAGAAAGACAACGTTGCATATTTCTCATCTGCCAACAGGTCTTTTGTATTTACAGGTGAAATATAAGAGAAATCTATAGGAGAGGGCATAAGACCCGGAGAATGGAGAGATGGGTCTGTAACTTCATTTTCATCCAACATTCTGTCCATATTTTCAGAAGAGATGTCCTCGTAAGATTTTCCTGATAATACCTTATTTGAGGTGAATACTGTATTTGTGGAAGCTTTACTTTGGTCCAGATCTTCTTGATATTGAACAAAATCAGGATTTAGAGGTGATATGGATATTTGTGTATCCGATGATGATTTGTTAATATTATCTGTTGCGTTAACAGGAATAATTGACATAGATACAATGAAGATTAATGTAAAAAATAGTATGTTCAATATCTTTGATTTTTGCATTTTGTAGCCTCTATTTCTTCACCTGAAGTTAACTCTGTTAATATATAATTACATTAGTATATTCTGTGTTTGAAAACAAAGTATGAGATTTTAATAAGCATAAATGTATAGTGTCAATTATATAGAAACTGGCATGGGTATGCAAACCTATAAGGCAAGGATTGTACAAAAATTAGATTTATATTTATGTATACTTGCAAAGATATATAATGATTGAAGAAGGGGCACCAATGTTAAAAATAGAAAAATTATCAAGAAAACAAACTATATTGAAACTTTCAATTATGTTTATTTTGCTATTCACAATTATAACACTACTTTCTGGAATTACATATGCACTCCCAAATTACGAAATTGATTCGTATCCCGATGACTATACACCCAATCCCCAGGAAATATTGCTTATCAACGATACAGGAACAATTAAAGGACTCTGGATGGGAAATTCATCTGGAGTTTTTTATTATAACAATACCACCAGCAGTTGGTATAAAGAAATAGATGGCGGCCTCAAAACAATAGCCGTACAAAGGGCCATCGATAATTCTACCACGAATGAAAACACAATAATCGTGGGTGAAGGGGCCTATGATGGAACTTTAAATATCGATATAGATGATTTGGAATTAAAAATCCATGGAAACAGACCAACAATAGATGGCCTAAATTCATTTTATACAATCCAAATCTCATCCGACAATGCTACATTGGAAGGTTTCAGGATAACTGGAGCAGACAGCAATGGAATATATCTTCGAGGCATTAATAATACAATCAAAAATAATACAGTACAATATAATGGACAGGGGATTGCTCTTTCCACCAGCAGCAATAATTCAATAATAAACAATGCAGTTCAATACAATAGTTGGCATGGAATCGCCATCACAGGTTCCTGCAATAATAACTTTATAGCAAACAATACAGTTCAATACAACAGCTTTTTTGGAATTTGGATATTAAGCAGGAATAACTTACTGGAAAACAATACAGTATGTTATAATGAAGATGATGGTGTCTACATTGCGAGTACTAATAATACGTTAAATAAAAACGATATATACAGCAATAAAGGCCATGGTACCAATATTCATACATCTTCTGATGCTCATGTGGGAAGCAATAATACGCTAATAAATAACAATATGCATAATAATACCTACAGTGGAATCTCAATTGGTAAATATTATCAAGCCACTGTGGGCAGTACTAATAATACACTAATAAATAATAATATACACAATAATACTCAGTATGGAATCATTGTTGGAGAAGATTGCTCGAATAATTCTATCAAGAATAATGCCATACGAAATAATACTGACTATGGCATACGATTTTTTGGTTCGAATAATCTTTTGAAGAATAATGAATTTACTGAAGATGGCTTGTTTTTAGAATCTTTTGACAATATTATAGCAGATAATACTGTCAATAATAAACCCCTTGTATATCTGAAAAATGTAACTGGTGAATTTGTTGATAAGGCAGGACAGGTAATACTGTTAAAATGCAACAATATCACTTTTAAAGATATGAAAATAGAGAATACAGATACTGGAGTATATCTGCACCAGACAAACGATACAAGATTTTATAATTGTACCATCAGGGACAATTCTTATGAGGGTATTCATCTCCGGGGCCAGGATAATATCTTAAAAAACGTTACAATCGTGGAGCATGGCAGTAGTGGGATTGAAATATTGGGTGACAATAATACTGTCATAGATAGTACTATCAGGGATAATGGTAGATTTGGAATCGACACCAGAGGTTTGAATAATATCTTGAATAACGTTGTAGTACAAAACAATGCTGCAGATGGCATTGCACTTTCAGGTAGGAGTAATATCATCAATGATAGTACTATCAGGGATAATGGTAGATATGGAATAGATATCGACGGTTTGAATAATACCCTGAATAACAGCATCATACAAAACAATACCGAGAATGCTGTTTATTTCAGAGGCGATAGTAATATCTTAGTAAATAATATTATACAATACAATAAAGCTAATGGGATCTCATATTCAGGCAGTAATAATGTTATGAAAATGAATACTGTACGACATAATAGAGAATATGGTATCTGTCCTAATCGTTATAGTTATCCTAACAGTTTCAATGAGTTGAAACATAATACAGTACAAAACAACAGTAATGGAATTTATTTCAATGATAATCGGGGAGTATTACACAATAATACTATAGAAGACAATACTTTAAATGGTGTAATACTATCTGGTAGTGATAATGAGGTCAGTCATAACACGATAGAGAACAATACTGACAGTGGAATCAAAATTTATAGTAGTTTTGGGTCTACATTAGAAAGTAATACAATCGTAACTAATAGTATTGGAATTAATCTGATAAAAAGTGCATCTAATATTTTTTATCAGAACACAATTGCAAATAATACCCAGCGCAATATCCAATCAATGGGACCACCCAATTACTGGACTTCTCCCGATAATATAACATATAGTTATGAAGGTAAAGAGTACACCAGCAAACTGGGTAATTACTATGGAGATTATGACGGAAATGATACCGATGGAGATGGAATAGGGGACACTTTAAACTATACCATTGATTCAGGAAATATTGATACTCGACCATTAGTACTGCAATGGGAAGAAATTACAAAATCTTCATCGACATCTGATACATTTGCTGAAACCACAGAACAAGATTCCAATGGCCGCACATCTGTGGGCCCAAGTATACCCCCAGAAGCAGTTGATATAACTAATTCTAATATAAAGTCAGTAACTGGCGGCTCAAATGTAAAGTATGATTTCTCAGACAGTGAGGGGCCTGTAATGGGCATCAGTTTTGATGCAAAGGATAACGAGGGCAATGTGGTCGCAAAGGTACAGGTACTGAAAGAGAAACCCGATGATGTCGATGAGCCTTCAGGCAAATCCTACCGGGTCCTGAGCATGAGCGTAGGTAGCGAGGGTACTATCAACGAAGATAATGCTGATAACATCCTAATTGATTTTAAAGTTAGTTGGAATTGGATAAAGGAAAATGATATCGATCCTGCAACAATACATATGGCCAGATTCCATGACGGACAATGGCAGGACCTTCCAAGCAACAAGGTTGGAGAGGATGATAAGTTCCTGCATTTTGTTGCTGATACACCCGGATTCTCTTTATTCAGCATTATTGGAGATGAAAGAGAAGCGATCGAAGAAGTGATTCCGGAAGAACGTGAAGTTGAAGAGGTAGCAGATGAACCTGCCTCTGAAGAGGAAAGTGCTAAGACACCTGGATTTACTGCTCTCTTTGCGGTAGCAATCATTGCAGGTGCAGCACTGCTAACCAGACAAAAAAGCAATCGTTAAAATTGAGCAGGATATTTTCCTGCTCCAAATTTGACAAATAACCGAAACCTTGAACACATCAATCGATTATTCCACAACCAATGTTTGTGTTTGGCCACCTGGGATTAACTATACTTGCCTTCTATCTGGCAGAGCAATGGCTGCCCAGGTTGCAGGGCAAAGTCAATTATGGATTTGTGGCGGTCGGAGCGCTGCTGCCAGACCTGATCGATAAACCGCTGGGCCGGTTTTTGCTGGCGGATTCCCTGGCAAGCGGCAGGGTTTTTGCCCATACCTTAATATTCTGGATACTGGTTTGCCTCATTATTGTTTTAATATGGCAGAAGTGGCGAGCAGATTTTTTATTGGTATTGCCCGGTGCAGCAGTTTTGCATTTATTGGAAGACTCGATGTGGCAGACTCCCGAGGTTTTGTTCTGGCCGTTTATGGGATGGAGTTTCCCGGCCGATGAGATTGCAGGCGGTTTTCTGGATTACCTGATGCACGTGTTCGACAACTGCTATGATCCGGCCATATCGATGGTTTTTGTATCGGAAATTTTCGGGATCATGATCTGCATGGTGGGTGTTGTGCGATGGTACAGGGGAAATAGGAATTGGCAGTGAACATCAAATGTTTGCAGAATCCGTTTCAAGTAACCAGTACCACAGAGGTACATAATTGATTATTTTGCCGTTTACATCTTCACTATCAAAAAGATCAGCCGTTATTATAGTTCCTTCCTGAAAACCAAAATGGTCCATTGCCGAAAGTAATCCCTGAATTTCCCTCTGCTTTGTATCAGGATCTGAGATGTCGACACTTACCTGGATCAAACTTGTGGGGTGCAAACCCTGTTTTGTAACAAAATCTACTTCCAATCCTTTTTGGTCTTGCCAATAATAGATGTCTTCGCCACTTCTTAGAAGTTGAATGAAAACTATATTTTCATACAGCCTGCCAAGATCATCTGAGAATCGGAATGAAACTGCATTCAACAAGCCAGTATCTATGCAGTATAGTTTTTTAGGCTTGTTTATCTGCTTTTTGAGGGATGCGTCATAATGATTGATAGTAAACAACAGGAAAGCGTCTTCAAGATAAGAGACATAGGTGATCAGGGCATCGGTACTCAGGGATGTATAACTGGCAAACAATTTGCGCAGCGAGTTGTAGGTATGGGGTTTGGCGATATTTGATATGCAAAAAAGTGCAAGTTCATTGAATATGCGGGTATTGCGTATCCTGTGTCTGCTAATGATATCCCGGTAGATGATGTCGTCAAAATAGGACTGCAACAATTCTTTATGGTCAATTGAGGGATAGAATATAACTTCCGGAAAACCTCCTTTCCTTAAATACTCATTGAATTTAGTTTTCATTTCAACATTCTTTTTTGAGAACGGCAATGTCTCGATATCAAAATCTACTTTCTGGCTGCGAAGAAATTCGGCGAAACTGAAAGGAAACATCCGGGTAGTCAGATGTCTGCCTGTCAGGCGTGAAGAGACATCCTTTGCAAGCAGGGATGCATTGGAGCCGCTTATTATGAGTTTGACGTTTTTCCGCCTATCATAAACTCCTTTCATCCATCTTTCCCATCCCGGAAAGTTCTGGATCTCATCAAGAAATAGATATAATACGTCTTCCTCAGAAGCCGGGAAAAGTTCCCTGAAAGTGTCTATCAATAATGCCAACTCGTCTCCCTTAAGAGGCTGGAGCCTGTCATCATCAAGATTGAAGTAGAGAATACTGGTTTTGGGTACCCCTCGTCCAAGCAATTCGGAAATCAGTTGATACATATAATAGGTCTTGCCGCAGCGGCGCACGCCTATAATATCATTGATATGGGGTGCATCTATGTTAGTTTTGCATGCCCTCTGCTGAAACGGCGGCAACTCCCTTTCCTGCCATTCGACAATTGCCTTTTTGAGTTTGACCCGTGTATCCATTATAGATTAATTTGCCTGCATATATTATAATTTTATCGACTGTGTTCGACAAATATGCGGTTTTTTATCGTATATAAACGACAAACTTCCAGAAATATTTGTATTGGACCAAATTAGGTCTGCATGTCTATTAATGAATTCACTTATTATTGTCACAACATTTATTGTCCAGACAATAATGTATGAAATCAAGCCTTAGAAACTGACGATGTGGGTTTACCAAAAATACCTTCCAGACAAAGACTATTTGGACAATTCAGAATATACGGATCAACATGTTACCGGACAATTGCAGTTTCTGTCAGGGGAAACTGGTTGAGAAAAACACCGAAGTGGAAGTCAAAAAAGCGGATGGGGAAAGTGTTTCTTTGAGAGTGCCTGCCTACGTTTGTGAGACCTGCGGAGAGGTTTACTATAAGCCCGAGGTTTCCCGGCAACTTGACAGGATTGCTTATAGCAGGTGAGGGCCTCCATAACTGCACAGGGACATATATCATGTCCATTTTTGTTCACTTAATATAAATAACATGTGAACAAATTTACCCATAGTCCTTAATTTGGCTGCAAATCAACTGCACCCTAACGGAAGGGGCTTGAAAGAATTTGATACAAGTCAGGAGACCATCACTTAAGGATGCGGGATAATGTTAAATGATGATGAAATACAATCTCTGATTGGTGAAACAAAACCAGTTTCGGCGTTGTCCGTAAAAGATATTCGACCAATATTGAAAAAAGGTAGGCAGTACAAGGAATACGATCTACCATTAACTTCCTCTAATGGAAATAGATTCCAAATCCGCATCCGTGTTAATGATAACAACCCATTTGACTTCTCAGTTATTTTGATGTATCAAGAACCACAAAGCAAATTTTGGTATATTTTGAGACGATACAACGGTAAAAACCATACTCACAAGAATAAAATTGAAAAGGAAAAAATTCGTGGGTACCATATACACAAAGCAACAGAACGCTATCAAAAGAGTGGATATAATATTGATGGATATGCGGAAGAAGCATTCACCTATTCTAATTGGCACGATGCACTAAGCGTCATGTTGGATGATTGCAACATAAAAATAGAAGGAAAAACAATATATGATTATTGAAACGGAGTGTTAAACATGGAAACGGATCTGATAAAGACTCTACGGGAATCCGTGTGCCAGGAGTTAGAGATTTTCCAGGAAGGAAAAGAACGATACGTAGTAGATACTCCGTTTGGATTTGATGATGGTGATTCTTTTGTAATAGTGCTAAAGAAAGATGAAGGCGGTTGGCACTTTACAGATGAAGGTCATACTTTAATGCATTTATCATATTATGATCTCGATATCCCCTCTACAAAAGGAAAAAGACGTTCATTTTTCAATAATATATTGG from Methanohalophilus halophilus includes these protein-coding regions:
- a CDS encoding metal-dependent hydrolase, producing MFVFGHLGLTILAFYLAEQWLPRLQGKVNYGFVAVGALLPDLIDKPLGRFLLADSLASGRVFAHTLIFWILVCLIIVLIWQKWRADFLLVLPGAAVLHLLEDSMWQTPEVLFWPFMGWSFPADEIAGGFLDYLMHVFDNCYDPAISMVFVSEIFGIMICMVGVVRWYRGNRNWQ
- a CDS encoding ATP-binding protein → MDTRVKLKKAIVEWQERELPPFQQRACKTNIDAPHINDIIGVRRCGKTYYMYQLISELLGRGVPKTSILYFNLDDDRLQPLKGDELALLIDTFRELFPASEEDVLYLFLDEIQNFPGWERWMKGVYDRRKNVKLIISGSNASLLAKDVSSRLTGRHLTTRMFPFSFAEFLRSQKVDFDIETLPFSKKNVEMKTKFNEYLRKGGFPEVIFYPSIDHKELLQSYFDDIIYRDIISRHRIRNTRIFNELALFCISNIAKPHTYNSLRKLFASYTSLSTDALITYVSYLEDAFLLFTINHYDASLKKQINKPKKLYCIDTGLLNAVSFRFSDDLGRLYENIVFIQLLRSGEDIYYWQDQKGLEVDFVTKQGLHPTSLIQVSVDISDPDTKQREIQGLLSAMDHFGFQEGTIITADLFDSEDVNGKIINYVPLWYWLLETDSANI
- a CDS encoding YgiT-type zinc finger protein, encoding MLPDNCSFCQGKLVEKNTEVEVKKADGESVSLRVPAYVCETCGEVYYKPEVSRQLDRIAYSR
- a CDS encoding DUF6978 family protein; this translates as MLNDDEIQSLIGETKPVSALSVKDIRPILKKGRQYKEYDLPLTSSNGNRFQIRIRVNDNNPFDFSVILMYQEPQSKFWYILRRYNGKNHTHKNKIEKEKIRGYHIHKATERYQKSGYNIDGYAEEAFTYSNWHDALSVMLDDCNIKIEGKTIYDY